From Pseudomonas hefeiensis, one genomic window encodes:
- a CDS encoding LapA family protein: MRSFKRFSLVVLSLLVAAAIVLFVLENTQPVALLFLGWTAPQLPVSVYVLVSLLAGMMVGPLLAWFMGARRRLK; encoded by the coding sequence ATGCGCAGCTTTAAACGTTTTTCTCTTGTCGTGCTCTCGTTGCTAGTGGCCGCAGCCATCGTGCTGTTCGTGCTTGAAAATACCCAGCCTGTCGCGCTGTTGTTCCTGGGCTGGACGGCACCGCAACTTCCTGTTTCAGTTTACGTGCTAGTGTCACTTCTCGCTGGTATGATGGTTGGCCCGTTGCTCGCGTGGTTCATGGGGGCGCGTAGGCGATTGAAATAA
- a CDS encoding acyltransferase family protein: MRHARSIRLDIQGLRAIAVLAVMLYHANSGWLKAGYVGVDIFFVISGFIITALLTERSDKVDLVSFYASRIKRILPAYFVMLVVVCALSALLFLPEDFAFFLDSLKSSALFTSNQYFSGFGSYFAPRAYELPLLHTWSLAIEMQFYLFFPVLVICLPKQWRLMAFALLAASLFAWSGYRGLGESQDGMYFALSARIPEFMVGAIVALLMRQRELPLLLASVFGGLGAMLLAWAVLAIDKQHFPGFWSILPCVAAGLLIVARRGPVSALLATRPMVWIGGISYSLYLWHWPVLAFIRYYTGQYELTAAWLPIFVASSVMLAWISYRLVETPARKASGMRQVPKWAVAGAVVVLVVWGGQRVNASLVAPLPVELTRYAAPELICHGTQVGACKRGKADAEVSVLVIGDSHAAQLNYFFDKVGEEQGVAYRVLTASSCVPIPGFDFERLPAWAQRPCRAQIEAVARELPKVERVIVAGMWQYQMQSQAFAKAFSEFLGDTAGAHKHIVVLAQVPMFETDVQRVRRFTELGLPAPLTFNREWQGVNQQVQAIVDRTPGVRFLDFSNSNFFAAAPYQQGLLIYRDSHHLNEVGASRYGHYAAEQLQRAFDQPQSNVSLKP, from the coding sequence ATGCGCCACGCGCGCAGTATTCGTCTCGATATTCAGGGCTTGCGTGCAATCGCGGTGCTGGCGGTCATGCTTTATCACGCCAATAGTGGCTGGCTGAAAGCCGGCTATGTTGGCGTCGACATCTTTTTTGTTATCTCAGGCTTCATCATAACGGCATTGTTGACCGAGCGAAGCGACAAGGTCGATCTTGTTTCATTCTATGCCAGCCGCATCAAGCGTATTCTGCCGGCGTATTTCGTCATGCTGGTGGTGGTGTGCGCGCTGTCCGCGCTTCTGTTTCTGCCTGAGGATTTTGCATTTTTTCTCGACAGCCTGAAGTCCTCGGCGCTGTTTACCAGCAACCAGTACTTCTCTGGCTTTGGCAGTTATTTCGCGCCGCGGGCCTATGAGTTGCCGCTTCTGCATACCTGGTCCTTGGCCATCGAGATGCAGTTCTATCTGTTCTTCCCTGTGCTGGTCATTTGCTTGCCAAAGCAATGGCGTCTCATGGCGTTTGCCTTGCTAGCCGCCAGTCTGTTTGCCTGGAGCGGCTACCGTGGACTGGGCGAATCGCAAGATGGGATGTACTTTGCCCTGTCGGCACGGATTCCCGAGTTCATGGTCGGTGCCATCGTTGCCTTGCTGATGCGCCAGCGCGAGCTGCCCCTGTTACTTGCAAGCGTGTTCGGTGGGCTGGGCGCAATGCTGCTGGCGTGGGCTGTGCTGGCTATCGATAAGCAACACTTCCCAGGCTTCTGGTCCATCCTGCCTTGTGTCGCAGCAGGGCTGCTCATCGTCGCCCGGCGTGGTCCGGTCAGCGCGTTGCTGGCCACTCGGCCGATGGTCTGGATCGGTGGCATTTCCTATTCGTTGTACCTGTGGCATTGGCCGGTGCTGGCGTTCATTCGCTATTACACGGGGCAGTACGAGCTGACGGCTGCATGGTTGCCGATTTTCGTGGCCAGCTCTGTAATGCTGGCATGGATTTCCTATCGCTTGGTCGAAACACCCGCCAGAAAAGCTTCCGGCATGCGCCAGGTGCCCAAGTGGGCTGTAGCCGGTGCTGTGGTCGTGCTGGTGGTATGGGGGGGGCAACGTGTCAACGCCTCGCTGGTCGCTCCGTTGCCTGTGGAGCTCACCCGTTATGCTGCTCCAGAGCTTATCTGCCATGGCACACAAGTGGGCGCGTGCAAGCGAGGCAAGGCGGATGCCGAAGTGTCCGTCCTGGTAATTGGCGATAGCCATGCTGCCCAATTGAACTACTTCTTCGACAAGGTGGGCGAAGAGCAGGGCGTCGCTTACCGTGTGCTCACTGCCAGCAGTTGCGTGCCTATCCCTGGCTTCGACTTTGAACGCCTGCCAGCCTGGGCGCAAAGACCTTGCCGTGCGCAGATCGAGGCCGTGGCTCGTGAGTTGCCGAAGGTGGAGCGGGTGATCGTCGCAGGCATGTGGCAGTACCAGATGCAGAGTCAAGCATTCGCCAAGGCGTTTTCTGAATTTCTCGGCGATACTGCGGGAGCCCATAAGCACATCGTGGTGCTTGCTCAGGTGCCAATGTTTGAAACAGACGTGCAGCGGGTAAGGCGCTTTACCGAGCTTGGCCTGCCGGCGCCATTGACATTCAATCGCGAGTGGCAGGGTGTCAACCAGCAAGTTCAGGCCATTGTCGACCGCACGCCGGGCGTGCGTTTCCTGGACTTTTCCAATAGCAACTTCTTTGCCGCTGCGCCTTATCAGCAAGGCTTGCTCATCTACCGTGACAGCCACCACCTCAACGAGGTAGGTGCAAGTCGTTATGGGCACTATGCTGCCGAGCAACTGCAGCGTGCTTTCGATCAACCTCAGTCCAATGTGAGTCTGAAGCCATGA
- the rpsA gene encoding 30S ribosomal protein S1 yields MSESFAELFEESLKTLNLQAGSIITGVIVDIDYQARWVTVHAGLKSEALIPLEQFYNDAGELNINVGDEVHVALDSVEDGFGETKLSREKAKRAECWIVLEAAFAAEEVVKGVINGKVKGGFTVDVNGIRAFLPGSLVDVRPVRDTTHLEGKELEFKVIKLDQKRNNVVVSRRSVLEAENSAEREALLESLQEGQQVKGIVKNLTDYGAFVDLGGVDGLLHITDMAWKRIKHPSEIVNVGDEIDVKVLKYDRERNRVSLGLKQLGEDPWVAIKARYPESTRVTARVTNLTDYGCFAELEEGVEGLVHVSEMDWTNKNIHPSKVVQVGDEVEVMVLDIDEERRRISLGIKQCKSNPWEDFSGQFNKGDKISGTIKSITDFGIFIGLDGGIDGLVHLSDISWNEVGEEAVRRFKKGDELDTVILSVDPERERISLGIKQLESDPFSEYVQENDKGAIVKGIVKEVDAKGAIITLADDIEATLKASEISRDRVEDARNVLKEGEEVEAKIISVDRKSRVIQLSIKSKDDAEEKEAIQSLRDKPATSDIAAGPTTLGDLLRAQMEKQN; encoded by the coding sequence ATGAGCGAAAGCTTTGCGGAACTCTTTGAAGAAAGCCTGAAAACCCTGAACCTTCAGGCAGGCTCCATCATCACCGGTGTTATCGTTGATATCGATTACCAAGCTCGCTGGGTAACCGTTCACGCTGGTCTGAAGTCTGAAGCACTCATCCCGCTTGAGCAGTTCTACAACGACGCTGGCGAACTGAACATCAACGTCGGTGACGAAGTTCACGTTGCGCTGGACTCGGTTGAAGATGGCTTCGGTGAAACCAAGCTGTCCCGTGAAAAAGCCAAGCGCGCTGAATGCTGGATCGTTCTGGAAGCGGCTTTCGCAGCTGAGGAAGTGGTCAAGGGCGTTATCAACGGTAAGGTTAAAGGCGGCTTCACTGTCGACGTTAACGGCATCCGTGCGTTCCTGCCAGGTTCCCTGGTTGACGTCCGTCCAGTGCGCGACACCACGCACCTGGAAGGCAAAGAGCTGGAATTCAAGGTCATCAAGCTGGACCAGAAGCGCAACAACGTTGTCGTTTCCCGTCGCAGTGTCCTGGAAGCCGAGAACTCCGCCGAGCGTGAAGCTCTGCTGGAATCGCTGCAGGAAGGCCAACAGGTCAAGGGTATCGTCAAGAACCTCACCGATTACGGCGCATTCGTCGATCTGGGTGGCGTCGATGGCCTGCTGCACATCACCGACATGGCCTGGAAGCGTATCAAGCATCCTTCGGAAATCGTCAACGTTGGCGACGAGATCGATGTCAAGGTTCTGAAGTACGATCGCGAGCGCAATCGTGTTTCCCTGGGCCTCAAGCAACTGGGTGAAGATCCATGGGTTGCTATCAAAGCCCGTTACCCAGAAAGCACCCGCGTCACCGCTCGTGTTACCAACCTCACCGACTACGGCTGCTTCGCTGAGCTGGAAGAAGGCGTTGAAGGTCTGGTACACGTTTCCGAAATGGACTGGACCAACAAGAACATCCACCCTTCGAAAGTCGTACAAGTCGGCGACGAAGTGGAAGTTATGGTTCTGGACATCGACGAAGAGCGTCGTCGTATCTCCCTGGGCATCAAGCAGTGCAAATCTAACCCATGGGAAGATTTCTCTGGCCAGTTCAACAAGGGCGATAAAATCTCCGGCACCATCAAGTCGATCACCGATTTCGGTATCTTCATTGGTCTGGACGGCGGCATCGACGGTCTGGTTCACCTGTCCGACATCTCCTGGAACGAAGTGGGCGAAGAAGCCGTACGCCGCTTCAAGAAGGGCGACGAGCTGGACACCGTTATCCTGTCGGTTGACCCAGAGCGCGAGCGCATCTCCCTGGGCATCAAGCAACTGGAAAGCGATCCGTTCTCCGAGTACGTTCAAGAGAACGACAAAGGCGCAATCGTTAAGGGCATCGTGAAAGAAGTTGACGCTAAAGGCGCCATCATCACCTTGGCCGACGATATCGAAGCGACTCTGAAAGCCTCCGAAATCAGCCGTGACCGCGTTGAAGACGCGCGCAACGTTCTGAAAGAAGGCGAAGAAGTAGAAGCCAAGATCATCAGCGTTGACCGCAAGAGCCGCGTAATCCAGCTCTCCATCAAGTCGAAAGACGACGCTGAAGAGAAAGAAGCAATCCAGAGCCTGCGCGACAAGCCAGCTACCTCTGACATTGCTGCTGGTCCTACCACTCTGGGCGACCTGCTGCGTGCACAGATGGAAAAGCAGAACTGA
- a CDS encoding DegT/DnrJ/EryC1/StrS family aminotransferase, translating into MIEFIDLKSQQARIKDKIDAGIQRVLSHGQYILGPEVAELEEKLAQFVGAKHCITCANGTDALQIAQMALGIGPSDEVITPGFTYIATAETVALLGAKPVYVDIDPRTYNLDPQKLEAAITPRTKAIIPVSLYGQCADYDAINAIAAKYSIPVIEDAAQSFGATYKGKRSCNLTTIACTSFFPSKPLGCYGDGGAIFTNDDELAKVLRQIARHGQDRRYHHVRVGVNSRLDTLQAAILLPKLEIFEKELEQRQRVAKLYDESLRALGVNTVPYVEEWNTSAYAQYTILVDERDQLQETLKKQGIPTAVHYPIPLNKQPAVADASAQLPTGDRVAEQVMSLPMHPYLDDETVANICAAVVG; encoded by the coding sequence ATGATTGAATTCATTGACCTGAAAAGCCAGCAAGCACGTATCAAGGACAAGATTGATGCCGGCATCCAGCGTGTCTTGAGCCACGGCCAGTACATTCTCGGCCCAGAGGTAGCGGAACTCGAGGAAAAACTTGCTCAGTTTGTTGGCGCCAAACACTGCATAACCTGCGCCAATGGCACAGACGCCTTGCAAATCGCTCAAATGGCGCTGGGAATTGGGCCAAGTGACGAGGTTATAACACCAGGTTTCACCTATATTGCAACCGCCGAGACAGTTGCCTTACTCGGTGCAAAACCGGTATATGTGGATATTGATCCGCGCACATATAATCTTGACCCACAGAAGCTGGAAGCAGCTATTACCCCGCGTACGAAAGCTATTATTCCTGTTTCTCTATACGGGCAATGTGCGGACTATGATGCGATCAATGCGATAGCCGCTAAATATTCAATCCCCGTAATAGAAGACGCGGCACAAAGCTTTGGCGCTACCTACAAAGGGAAACGCTCCTGTAACCTCACCACAATAGCGTGCACTAGCTTCTTTCCAAGCAAACCGCTGGGATGCTATGGGGACGGTGGTGCGATTTTTACCAATGATGACGAACTGGCCAAAGTACTGCGCCAAATTGCCAGACACGGGCAGGACCGCCGCTATCACCATGTGCGCGTGGGAGTTAATAGTCGCCTGGATACGCTGCAAGCGGCAATTCTCCTGCCCAAACTTGAAATTTTTGAAAAGGAGCTTGAGCAACGTCAGCGTGTTGCAAAATTGTATGATGAGTCACTCAGGGCCCTAGGTGTAAACACAGTTCCTTATGTGGAAGAGTGGAACACCAGTGCCTACGCTCAATATACTATTCTCGTTGACGAACGTGATCAGTTACAAGAGACGTTAAAGAAGCAGGGAATTCCTACGGCTGTTCATTACCCGATCCCGTTGAACAAACAGCCTGCTGTAGCCGATGCAAGCGCCCAGTTACCTACGGGAGACCGCGTCGCAGAGCAGGTCATGAGTTTGCCAATGCATCCTTATCTGGATGACGAGACTGTTGCAAATATTTGTGCTGCGGTAGTTGGCTAA
- the wbpD gene encoding UDP-2-acetamido-3-amino-2,3-dideoxy-D-glucuronate N-acetyltransferase: protein MNYYQHPSAIVDEGAQIGENSRVWHFVHVCGGARIGVGVSLGQNVFVGNKVVIGDRCKVQNNVSVYDNVMLEEGVFCGPSMVFTNVYNPRSLIERKDQYLDTLVKKGATLGANCTIVCGVTIGEYAFVGAGAVINKDVPAYALMVGVPARQIGWMSEFGEQLQLNEQGEAFCSHTGARYVLNGKFLNKTDA from the coding sequence ATGAATTACTATCAGCACCCAAGCGCGATCGTCGATGAGGGCGCGCAGATCGGTGAAAACTCCCGGGTCTGGCACTTTGTCCATGTTTGCGGGGGCGCCCGCATCGGTGTGGGCGTTTCGCTCGGTCAGAATGTGTTTGTGGGCAACAAGGTCGTGATCGGCGACCGCTGCAAGGTCCAGAACAATGTGTCGGTCTACGACAATGTCATGCTGGAAGAGGGCGTGTTCTGTGGCCCCAGCATGGTCTTCACCAATGTCTATAACCCGCGTTCGCTGATCGAGCGCAAGGACCAGTACCTCGATACGCTGGTAAAAAAGGGCGCGACCCTTGGCGCCAATTGCACCATCGTCTGCGGCGTTACCATTGGTGAATATGCCTTCGTCGGTGCCGGCGCGGTCATCAACAAGGATGTACCGGCCTATGCATTGATGGTGGGTGTGCCCGCGCGGCAGATTGGCTGGATGAGCGAATTTGGCGAGCAATTGCAGTTGAACGAGCAGGGCGAGGCCTTCTGTTCGCACACGGGGGCGCGCTACGTGCTGAACGGAAAATTTTTGAACAAGACGGATGCCTGA
- the wbpA gene encoding UDP-N-acetyl-D-glucosamine 6-dehydrogenase yields MSSIKQASVAKFKEKVAVIGIVGLGYVGLPLMLRYNAIGFKVIGLDIDSSKVELLNSGKSYIEHIPGEKIEVARKSGFEATTDFARVPECDALILCVPTPLNKYREPDMSFVINTTDAIKPYLRAGQIVSLESTTYPGTTEEELLPRVQEKGLRVGENIFLVYSPEREDPGNPNFETRTIPKVIGGHTPACLEVGVALYELAIDQVVQVSSTKAAEMTKLLENIHRAVNIGLVNEMKVVADRMGIDIFEVVDAAATKPFGFTAYYPGPGLGGHCIPIDPFYLTWKAREYGLHTRFIELSGEVNQAMPEYVLSKLMDGLNERGKPLKGSKVLVLGIAYKKNVDDMRESPSVEIMELIEAKGGVVGYSDPHVLKFPKMREHHFDLSSEPLTAEVLKDYDAVILATDHDRFDYELISQHAQLIIDSRGKYRAPQSNIIKA; encoded by the coding sequence ATGTCGAGCATAAAGCAGGCGAGCGTCGCCAAATTTAAAGAAAAAGTGGCCGTCATCGGTATCGTCGGCCTTGGATACGTCGGCCTGCCTTTGATGCTGCGTTACAATGCGATTGGGTTTAAAGTGATTGGGCTTGATATCGACAGCTCAAAAGTTGAACTGTTGAATTCAGGTAAAAGCTATATCGAACACATCCCGGGCGAAAAAATCGAAGTTGCTCGGAAAAGTGGATTCGAAGCGACCACCGATTTTGCTCGTGTGCCTGAATGTGATGCGCTGATTCTCTGTGTGCCAACGCCATTAAATAAATATCGCGAGCCAGACATGAGCTTCGTGATAAACACGACTGATGCAATCAAACCGTATTTAAGGGCAGGACAGATTGTATCTCTTGAAAGTACAACCTACCCTGGCACTACAGAAGAAGAGCTACTGCCGCGAGTCCAGGAGAAAGGCTTGCGTGTTGGTGAGAACATCTTCCTGGTTTACTCTCCAGAGCGCGAAGATCCCGGCAACCCAAACTTTGAAACTCGTACCATTCCGAAGGTAATCGGTGGGCATACACCTGCGTGTCTCGAAGTGGGTGTCGCTCTCTATGAGCTCGCAATTGATCAGGTCGTACAGGTTAGTTCTACTAAAGCGGCTGAAATGACCAAACTGCTGGAAAATATCCACCGCGCGGTCAACATCGGCTTGGTGAATGAAATGAAGGTGGTCGCGGACCGTATGGGCATCGATATTTTCGAAGTGGTCGACGCCGCTGCAACCAAACCCTTCGGCTTTACTGCCTACTACCCAGGCCCTGGCCTCGGCGGTCATTGCATTCCAATCGATCCGTTTTACCTGACTTGGAAAGCCCGTGAGTATGGTTTGCATACACGCTTTATTGAGCTTTCGGGTGAGGTCAACCAAGCCATGCCAGAGTACGTTCTGAGCAAACTGATGGACGGCCTGAATGAGCGCGGTAAGCCTTTGAAAGGCAGTAAAGTTCTGGTACTTGGTATCGCCTACAAGAAGAACGTAGATGATATGCGTGAGTCGCCTTCGGTTGAAATCATGGAGTTGATCGAGGCCAAAGGAGGCGTCGTAGGATATTCCGACCCCCACGTCCTGAAGTTTCCGAAGATGCGTGAGCACCACTTTGACCTTTCCAGTGAGCCTCTGACCGCTGAAGTCCTAAAGGATTATGATGCTGTTATCCTGGCCACAGACCATGATAGGTTCGACTATGAGCTTATCAGTCAACATGCTCAACTGATCATCGATAGTCGTGGTAAATATCGCGCCCCTCAATCGAATATTATCAAAGCTTGA
- the wbpB gene encoding UDP-N-acetyl-2-amino-2-deoxy-D-glucuronate oxidase — translation MKRFALIGAAGYIAPRHMRAIKDTGNTLVSAYDINDSVGISDSISPQSEFFTEFEFFLDHAHSLKRDPATALDYVSICSPNYLHQPHIAAGLRLGCDVICEKPLVPTPQQLDQLALIEQETGKRLYNILQLRHHQAIIALKDKVARENNPHKYEVDLTYITSRGKWYLQSWKGDPRKSFGVATNIGVHFYDMLHFIFGKLQRNVVHFTSEHKAAGYLEYEKARVRWFLSVDANDLPESVKGKKPTYRSITVNGEEMEFSEGFTDLHTTSYEEILAGRGYGIEDARHCVETVNTIRSAAIVVAADNEAHPFVQALSR, via the coding sequence ATGAAACGTTTTGCTCTAATTGGTGCCGCCGGATATATCGCTCCCCGCCATATGCGCGCCATTAAGGATACCGGCAATACATTAGTGTCCGCTTATGACATCAATGACTCGGTAGGCATCAGCGACAGCATTTCACCGCAAAGCGAATTCTTTACCGAGTTCGAGTTCTTCCTTGATCACGCCCACAGCCTCAAGCGCGACCCAGCGACCGCCTTGGATTACGTGTCGATCTGCTCGCCCAACTACTTGCACCAACCGCACATTGCCGCAGGTCTGCGCCTGGGCTGTGACGTGATCTGCGAAAAACCGCTGGTGCCGACCCCGCAGCAGTTGGACCAGTTGGCCTTGATCGAGCAGGAAACCGGCAAGCGCCTGTACAACATTCTGCAACTGCGCCATCACCAGGCAATCATTGCCTTGAAGGACAAGGTTGCCCGCGAGAACAACCCGCACAAGTACGAAGTCGACCTGACCTACATCACTTCCCGCGGCAAGTGGTACCTGCAAAGCTGGAAAGGTGACCCACGCAAGTCGTTCGGGGTAGCCACCAACATCGGCGTGCACTTCTACGACATGCTGCATTTCATCTTCGGCAAGCTGCAGCGTAACGTTGTGCACTTCACTTCCGAACACAAGGCGGCCGGTTACCTGGAGTACGAGAAAGCACGCGTACGCTGGTTCTTGTCGGTCGACGCCAACGACCTGCCGGAATCGGTGAAGGGCAAGAAGCCGACTTACCGTTCGATTACCGTCAACGGTGAGGAAATGGAGTTCTCCGAAGGCTTCACTGACCTGCACACCACCAGCTACGAGGAAATCCTGGCTGGTCGTGGTTATGGCATCGAGGATGCTCGCCACTGCGTGGAGACGGTCAATACCATTCGCAGTGCGGCCATCGTCGTGGCAGCGGACAACGAAGCGCATCCGTTCGTCCAAGCCCTTTCTCGCTGA
- a CDS encoding LPS O-antigen chain length determinant protein WzzB produces MQNDRVDARDADEIDLIELVRGLWAQKWLILGVTLLVTVGAGLYAFLSKPVYEAKLFIMPPTQNDIAELNYGRGKSTELNIYSIKYVYDVFARNLQGESLRQKFFNEVYLPSLSEDERKGALDRLYERFSRELAIRGPGKGTPDRFSITVQGVDPVKATEWARSYVQRASEAAESELIKNVTAEASVRARNLEQRIVSLRENAQRVREDRIQQLREALKIAESIGLTSPAINSTAAVDITVETGNKMDYQRGSKALAAEIEALESRSSDDAFIKDLRSLQMRYSFYRKLNIDAESISVYRPDGSVEVPESPIKPRKALILLLGVVVGGVLGSLIALVRFAVVRNRER; encoded by the coding sequence ATGCAAAATGATCGTGTTGATGCGCGTGACGCAGACGAGATTGATCTGATCGAGCTTGTTCGGGGGCTTTGGGCTCAGAAATGGTTGATTCTGGGTGTTACTCTTCTGGTTACTGTTGGGGCTGGCCTTTACGCCTTCCTTAGCAAGCCTGTCTATGAAGCCAAGCTTTTTATCATGCCACCTACTCAGAATGATATTGCTGAGTTGAATTATGGCCGTGGGAAAAGTACAGAGCTGAATATTTATTCCATTAAGTATGTTTATGATGTGTTTGCTCGAAATCTTCAGGGTGAGTCTCTTCGCCAGAAATTTTTTAATGAGGTCTACCTTCCGTCTCTTAGTGAGGATGAGCGAAAGGGTGCGCTTGATCGTTTATACGAGCGTTTTTCCCGAGAGCTGGCGATAAGGGGGCCTGGTAAGGGTACGCCTGATCGCTTTTCGATTACTGTTCAAGGTGTAGATCCTGTTAAAGCCACTGAATGGGCAAGGAGCTATGTCCAACGTGCCAGTGAGGCTGCTGAGTCGGAGTTGATCAAGAACGTCACAGCCGAAGCGTCGGTCAGGGCTCGAAATTTGGAGCAGAGGATTGTCAGCTTGCGCGAGAATGCGCAGCGCGTACGCGAGGATCGGATTCAACAGCTGCGCGAAGCGTTGAAGATTGCTGAGTCCATTGGTCTGACATCACCTGCTATCAACTCCACCGCCGCAGTAGATATCACCGTGGAAACGGGAAATAAAATGGACTACCAACGAGGCAGTAAAGCGTTGGCGGCGGAGATTGAAGCCCTGGAGTCCAGGTCTTCCGACGATGCCTTTATTAAAGATTTGCGATCGTTGCAAATGAGATACAGCTTCTATCGTAAATTGAACATCGACGCTGAAAGTATTTCGGTTTATCGGCCGGATGGTAGTGTGGAAGTACCGGAGAGTCCGATAAAACCAAGAAAAGCTTTGATTTTGTTGTTGGGTGTCGTTGTTGGGGGTGTGTTAGGTAGCTTGATAGCCTTGGTTAGATTTGCCGTTGTTCGAAATAGAGAGCGGTAA
- the ihfB gene encoding integration host factor subunit beta, producing the protein MTKSELIERIVTHQGLLSSKDVELAIKTMLEQMSQCLATGDRIEIRGFGSFSLHYRAPRVGRNPKTGQSVSLDGKFVPHFKPGKELRDRVNEEEGDEL; encoded by the coding sequence ATGACGAAGTCGGAGTTGATCGAACGAATTGTCACCCATCAAGGGCTGCTCTCATCCAAGGATGTGGAGCTGGCCATCAAGACCATGCTTGAGCAAATGTCCCAGTGCCTTGCCACGGGTGATCGAATTGAGATCCGTGGGTTTGGCAGTTTCTCCCTGCACTACCGCGCCCCGCGGGTAGGCCGCAATCCTAAAACCGGTCAGTCCGTGAGCCTTGACGGCAAGTTCGTGCCTCATTTCAAGCCGGGTAAGGAACTCAGGGATCGTGTCAATGAGGAGGAGGGGGATGAGCTGTAA